The following proteins come from a genomic window of Streptomyces sp. GS7:
- a CDS encoding nucleotide sugar dehydrogenase: protein MRVSVFGLGYVGCVSAACLASMGHEVIGVDVNQVKVGLVNDGKAPVVEERIGELIAEVVRTGALRATGDVREAITGSEVSLVCVGTPSEPNGSLCTTYLERVTEQIGAALADRSGRNGRHTVVFRSTMLPGTCLNLLVPILEKYVGGTAGVDIGVAVNPEFLREGTSVRDFFDPPKTVVGELDPASGDAVTALYDGLPGEVFRVPVPTAEAIKYADNAFHGLKIGFANELGAVCQALGVDSHQVMDVFLADRKLNISPAYLRPGFAFGGSCLPKDLRSLVHAAQRADVSVPILAHVLPSNSDHLQRAVELVERTGKRRAGLFGLSFKPGTDDLRESPLVELAERLFGKGYDLRIYDANVSLSRLLGANREYIETRLPHLAQLLADSVDEVLEHAEVCLVGTRDPAVLSALPHGDGPVIVDLIRLPDAEARRAEPGYLGLAW, encoded by the coding sequence GTGAGGGTCAGCGTTTTCGGGCTCGGCTACGTGGGCTGTGTGTCAGCCGCGTGCCTGGCCAGCATGGGGCATGAGGTCATCGGGGTGGACGTGAACCAGGTGAAGGTCGGCCTGGTCAATGACGGCAAGGCCCCCGTGGTCGAGGAGCGGATCGGCGAGCTCATCGCCGAGGTCGTGCGGACCGGAGCGTTGCGCGCCACCGGCGACGTCCGCGAGGCGATCACGGGCAGCGAGGTGTCGCTGGTCTGCGTGGGCACTCCGTCGGAGCCCAACGGCAGCCTGTGCACCACGTACTTGGAGCGGGTCACCGAGCAGATCGGCGCCGCACTGGCGGATCGCAGCGGGCGAAATGGGCGGCACACCGTGGTGTTCCGCAGCACCATGCTCCCGGGCACCTGCCTGAACCTGCTGGTACCGATCCTGGAGAAGTACGTCGGCGGCACGGCCGGGGTGGACATCGGGGTCGCGGTCAACCCGGAGTTCCTGCGCGAGGGCACGAGCGTGCGGGACTTCTTCGACCCGCCCAAGACCGTCGTCGGCGAACTCGACCCGGCAAGCGGCGATGCGGTGACGGCGCTGTACGACGGCCTGCCCGGCGAGGTGTTCCGGGTACCGGTCCCGACGGCCGAGGCGATCAAATATGCGGACAACGCGTTCCACGGCCTCAAGATCGGCTTCGCGAACGAGCTGGGCGCGGTGTGCCAGGCACTCGGGGTGGACTCGCACCAGGTGATGGACGTGTTCCTGGCCGACCGCAAGCTGAACATCAGCCCCGCCTACCTGCGACCCGGCTTCGCCTTCGGTGGCTCCTGCCTGCCCAAGGACCTGCGCAGCCTGGTCCACGCGGCGCAGCGGGCCGACGTCTCGGTGCCCATCCTCGCCCACGTGCTGCCCTCCAACTCCGACCATCTGCAGCGCGCGGTGGAGCTGGTCGAGCGCACCGGCAAGCGCCGGGCGGGCCTGTTCGGGCTGTCCTTCAAACCCGGCACCGACGACCTCCGCGAGAGCCCGCTCGTCGAGCTCGCGGAGAGGCTCTTCGGCAAGGGTTACGACCTGCGGATCTACGACGCCAACGTGAGCCTCTCCCGGCTGCTCGGCGCGAACCGCGAGTACATCGAGACCCGGCTGCCGCACCTCGCGCAGCTGCTCGCGGATTCCGTCGACGAGGTGCTCGAGCACGCCGAGGTGTGCCTGGTCGGGACCAGGGATCCGGCCGTGCTGTCGGCGCTGCCGCATGGCGACGGCCCGGTGATCGTCGACCTCATCCGCCTTCCCGACGCCGAGGCGCGCCGGGCCGAACCGGGGTATCTGGGCCTTGCTTGGTGA
- a CDS encoding Wzz/FepE/Etk N-terminal domain-containing protein, which yields MSDDTIRLVTIGRMIRRRWRLLTVLAVVGALAGYGTSLLFPPSYTTSASVLLPGQWDERALLTQVDIATSSSVVDRAAAALGWRDISGSELRDRVSATAADGNIITISGTAETPERAQQLSDQVVQQFVTFAARIAGDGTDPEAAARPEALRQMVAQTSRRITELADAADPGQTVESVQTRTELANLRTALQEAVNKLDQADPTANKANMVVMGPAARPAGEAPPTRMQLIVAGALLFFLLAIIGHLTAARMSRRLRAEPEIAAALGSTLLGTVDVPGERPVRRPEGRGPRARIRRLLCVDVRWDIPTPQTSGDEAGRQLRYRRVCARLRDQLPASRRLLVVVPDGDEIARRAAWQLVAEAESDPSPGSSSGGYPMLQVVGVSVDRPMVPDRDGESGALVVLSAGSWTAGELAGIAEACADARHEVVGIVLAGTVWARPTRSADRPREAATPALAVGDDVTGGSG from the coding sequence GTGAGCGATGACACGATACGCCTGGTCACGATCGGGCGGATGATCCGGAGGCGCTGGCGGCTTCTCACCGTCCTCGCCGTGGTGGGTGCGCTCGCCGGCTACGGCACCTCCCTGCTGTTTCCGCCGAGTTACACGACGTCGGCATCGGTACTGCTGCCAGGGCAGTGGGACGAGCGTGCGCTGCTGACCCAGGTGGACATCGCGACCAGTTCGTCAGTGGTCGACCGTGCGGCCGCCGCGCTCGGCTGGAGGGACATCAGCGGCAGCGAGCTGCGGGATCGGGTGAGCGCCACGGCCGCCGACGGGAACATCATCACGATCTCGGGTACGGCCGAAACCCCGGAGCGCGCGCAGCAACTCTCCGACCAGGTGGTCCAGCAGTTCGTCACATTCGCCGCGCGGATCGCAGGCGACGGCACCGACCCCGAAGCGGCGGCGCGGCCCGAGGCACTGCGGCAGATGGTGGCGCAGACCAGCCGCCGTATCACCGAGCTGGCCGATGCGGCCGATCCGGGGCAGACCGTGGAGAGCGTGCAGACCCGCACCGAACTCGCGAATCTGCGCACCGCGCTGCAGGAGGCCGTCAACAAGCTGGACCAGGCCGACCCGACTGCCAACAAGGCCAACATGGTCGTCATGGGGCCGGCGGCCCGGCCGGCCGGCGAGGCACCGCCGACGAGAATGCAACTCATCGTCGCCGGGGCGCTGCTGTTCTTCCTGCTCGCGATCATCGGCCATCTCACCGCCGCACGGATGAGTCGACGACTGCGCGCCGAACCGGAGATCGCCGCGGCGCTGGGCTCGACGCTGCTGGGCACCGTCGACGTACCTGGTGAACGGCCTGTGCGACGGCCGGAAGGCCGTGGCCCGCGGGCCCGGATCCGCCGGCTGCTGTGCGTCGATGTCCGGTGGGACATACCCACCCCGCAGACATCCGGCGACGAGGCCGGCAGGCAGCTCCGCTACCGGCGGGTGTGCGCCCGCCTGCGGGACCAACTGCCGGCCTCCCGACGGCTGCTGGTCGTCGTCCCGGACGGCGACGAGATCGCCCGCCGGGCCGCCTGGCAGCTCGTCGCCGAGGCCGAGAGCGACCCTTCCCCAGGCTCTTCGAGCGGGGGCTACCCCATGCTGCAGGTCGTGGGGGTTTCGGTGGACCGGCCTATGGTGCCGGACCGCGACGGCGAGTCCGGTGCCCTGGTCGTGCTCAGCGCGGGCAGCTGGACCGCAGGGGAGCTCGCCGGCATCGCCGAGGCGTGTGCGGACGCCAGGCACGAGGTGGTCGGCATCGTCCTCGCCGGCACGGTCTGGGCACGTCCGACGCGGTCTGCCGACCGCCCTCGGGAAGCCGCCACGCCGGCGCTCGCGGTGGGCGACGACGTGACGGGAGGTTCAGGGTGA
- a CDS encoding Wzz/FepE/Etk N-terminal domain-containing protein — MTTSTTSESSAAAPLLDLQALVVAVRRRRRFWCSVALLGLLVGAAVAVLMPPQPSAVTKVLVAHQADQPNDPGTLIRTDVALLQTTRIAGKALQSLKSTEKPEDFMQDYGGTGLTNNLLQINVTGHSDAEAVARAKSLADAFVADHVKQIQDVANAQAKTLLDQRDRTRDELAQVNKEIGDGSPKSGPKASANLESLFARRAELTSRITDFGQRAADARIGTPQLVAGTQIVDAPHAVRHSLPRTAATNAAIGLALGLVLGLAVAAVGTVVADRPVLRRDIAANLGASVIAELPRRSAGRWQRRRIRAARERLTASLARTVRSSAEPVSLLELGCARSTSVIALDLAGALAAEGPVVVIDGLPGLQLAGRRPKPGDPTVVSGERAAAVSHQERRLGVGSVAPGAAWTDLQYLGTQTVLVVRAGHGSAAWLHTVARQLADQHIPVIGVVLIDPDPRDRTDGTLWDGLHTALRGQDERLARQNRAGRRRTERLPMWAARVPDSNQEAR; from the coding sequence GTGACGACGAGTACGACGTCGGAGTCGTCGGCCGCCGCTCCGCTGCTGGACCTTCAGGCGCTGGTGGTGGCGGTGCGCAGGCGGCGCCGTTTCTGGTGCTCCGTGGCGCTGCTGGGGCTGCTCGTCGGCGCGGCGGTGGCGGTCCTGATGCCGCCGCAGCCGAGCGCCGTGACCAAGGTGCTGGTCGCGCATCAGGCGGACCAGCCGAACGACCCCGGGACGCTGATCCGCACCGACGTCGCGCTGCTGCAGACCACGCGGATCGCCGGTAAGGCCCTGCAGTCCCTCAAGTCCACAGAAAAACCAGAGGACTTCATGCAGGACTACGGGGGTACCGGCTTGACCAACAACCTGCTGCAGATCAATGTGACGGGCCACAGCGACGCGGAGGCGGTGGCCCGCGCCAAGTCGCTGGCCGATGCCTTCGTCGCGGACCATGTGAAACAGATACAGGACGTCGCGAACGCCCAGGCCAAGACCCTGCTCGACCAGCGTGACCGAACGCGGGACGAACTCGCCCAGGTCAACAAGGAGATCGGAGACGGATCACCGAAGAGCGGGCCGAAGGCGTCGGCGAACCTGGAGTCGCTCTTCGCCCGCCGGGCCGAACTCACCTCGCGCATCACCGATTTCGGGCAGCGCGCCGCGGATGCGCGCATCGGCACGCCCCAACTCGTCGCGGGCACACAGATCGTGGACGCCCCGCACGCGGTGCGGCACTCCCTGCCCAGGACCGCTGCCACCAACGCCGCTATCGGGCTCGCCCTCGGACTCGTCCTCGGGCTGGCGGTGGCCGCGGTCGGCACGGTGGTGGCGGACCGCCCCGTGCTGCGCCGGGACATCGCGGCGAACCTGGGCGCCTCGGTCATCGCGGAGCTGCCCCGCCGGTCGGCCGGGAGGTGGCAGCGCCGACGGATCCGGGCGGCACGCGAACGGCTCACCGCGTCCCTGGCCCGCACCGTGCGCAGCTCCGCGGAACCGGTGTCGCTGCTGGAACTGGGCTGTGCGCGCAGCACGAGCGTGATCGCCCTGGACCTCGCCGGGGCACTGGCGGCGGAGGGGCCGGTGGTCGTCATCGATGGACTGCCCGGCCTGCAGCTCGCGGGCCGCCGCCCGAAGCCAGGGGACCCGACCGTGGTCAGCGGCGAGCGTGCCGCCGCCGTGTCGCATCAGGAGCGCCGGCTCGGCGTCGGCTCGGTGGCGCCCGGCGCGGCGTGGACCGACCTCCAGTACCTCGGCACGCAGACCGTGCTCGTCGTGCGTGCCGGGCACGGCAGCGCCGCATGGCTGCACACCGTGGCGCGGCAGCTCGCGGACCAGCACATTCCGGTGATCGGTGTGGTGCTGATCGACCCCGATCCGCGTGACCGGACCGACGGCACGCTGTGGGACGGGCTGCACACCGCGCTGCGCGGCCAGGACGAGCGGCTGGCCCGGCAGAACCGGGCGGGCCGGCGGCGCACGGAGCGGCTGCCGATGTGGGCGGCACGGGTCCCGGACAGCAACCAGGAGGCGCGGTAG
- the asnB gene encoding asparagine synthase (glutamine-hydrolyzing), translating to MCGIAGTYRWPDGKAVTDRLTDTLAHRGPDGAGRYSHPAGDGEVHLGHRRLAIIDLSGTGAQPMVSGGLVLTYNGELYNAPELRAELAAAGVRFRGTSDTEVLLEAWRRWGTDCLPRLRGMFAFGIFDERTGELVLVRDQLGIKPLFLLRRGEGLVFASELKALAAVTGGSLEVDHAALVASLLYYWVPDSRCAFREAEKLPPGSWLRCRPDGRVERGRFWHLRDVAAEARERARGGEQPDVAAIVEESTRRHLLSDVPVATFLSGGLDSSYLTALAARDRPGISAYTIGFRAEDARFEAMPDDLRHARRVAERFGVDLHEIEIAPNVLDLLPRMTYHLDEPIGDPAAINTFLICSAAREAGIKVMLSGMGADELFAGYRKHLANLIALRYQRVPRPLRRGLSRAVDRLPVATARRGYRSVRFAKRFLSFADLPEETAFRRSYTMYDRDELLALIDPDLAGTVEDVLTEHADIYQDNDLDDFVNRMCLGDARMFLPGLNLTYTDRSSMAASTEVRVPYVDVEVVRAAFAVPGDRKIVGRQGKAVLKEAATSILPREIVYRPKGLFSAPLRAWMSRDLAPLVREVVHDGALVRSGFLRRDALARLVAEDAAGQRDFSKHLWHVLTLEYWYRGATSGSG from the coding sequence ATGTGTGGCATCGCAGGCACTTACCGATGGCCGGACGGGAAGGCCGTGACCGACCGGCTCACCGACACCCTCGCCCACCGCGGTCCGGACGGCGCGGGCCGGTACAGCCACCCCGCCGGTGACGGCGAAGTGCACCTCGGGCACCGTCGGCTGGCCATCATCGACCTGTCCGGGACGGGCGCGCAGCCGATGGTCTCGGGCGGCCTCGTCCTGACGTACAACGGCGAGCTGTACAACGCGCCCGAGCTGCGTGCCGAGCTGGCAGCCGCCGGGGTGCGCTTCCGCGGTACCTCCGACACCGAGGTGCTGCTGGAGGCCTGGCGGCGCTGGGGCACGGACTGCCTGCCCCGGCTGCGCGGTATGTTCGCGTTCGGGATCTTCGACGAGCGAACCGGTGAACTGGTGCTCGTCCGCGACCAGTTGGGTATCAAGCCGCTGTTCCTGCTCCGGCGCGGCGAGGGTCTGGTGTTCGCCTCCGAGCTCAAGGCACTCGCCGCCGTGACCGGCGGGTCGCTGGAGGTGGACCATGCGGCGCTGGTGGCCTCGCTGCTCTACTACTGGGTGCCGGACTCACGGTGCGCGTTCCGCGAAGCGGAGAAGCTGCCGCCGGGGAGCTGGCTGCGGTGCCGGCCCGACGGCCGAGTGGAGCGCGGCCGGTTCTGGCACCTCCGGGACGTCGCCGCCGAGGCCCGGGAGCGGGCCCGGGGCGGCGAGCAGCCGGATGTCGCCGCCATCGTCGAGGAGTCGACCCGGCGCCACCTGCTCTCCGACGTACCGGTGGCGACCTTCCTCTCCGGCGGGCTGGACTCCAGCTATCTGACCGCGCTGGCGGCCCGCGACCGACCCGGGATCTCCGCTTACACGATCGGGTTCCGCGCCGAGGACGCCAGGTTCGAGGCGATGCCGGACGACCTGCGCCATGCCCGGCGGGTGGCCGAGCGGTTCGGCGTCGACCTGCACGAGATCGAGATCGCTCCGAACGTGCTCGACCTGCTGCCGCGGATGACGTACCACCTGGACGAGCCGATCGGCGACCCCGCCGCGATCAACACGTTCCTGATCTGCTCGGCCGCTCGGGAGGCCGGGATCAAGGTGATGCTCTCGGGGATGGGCGCCGACGAGCTGTTCGCCGGGTACCGCAAGCACCTGGCCAACCTGATCGCGCTGCGCTACCAGCGCGTCCCGCGGCCGCTGCGGCGCGGCCTGTCCCGGGCCGTGGACCGGCTGCCGGTCGCCACGGCCCGCCGGGGGTACCGGTCGGTGCGCTTCGCGAAGCGGTTCCTCTCCTTCGCCGATCTGCCGGAGGAGACCGCGTTCCGGCGCAGCTACACCATGTACGACCGGGACGAGTTGCTCGCCCTGATCGATCCGGACCTGGCCGGGACGGTCGAGGACGTGCTCACCGAGCACGCGGACATCTACCAGGACAACGACCTCGACGACTTCGTCAACCGCATGTGCCTGGGCGATGCCCGGATGTTCCTGCCGGGCCTGAACCTCACGTACACGGACCGGTCGAGCATGGCCGCGTCCACCGAGGTGCGGGTGCCGTACGTGGACGTCGAGGTGGTCAGGGCGGCGTTCGCCGTGCCCGGTGATCGCAAGATCGTCGGACGGCAGGGCAAGGCGGTCCTCAAGGAGGCGGCCACTTCGATCCTGCCCCGGGAGATCGTGTACCGGCCCAAGGGCCTGTTCAGCGCCCCGCTGCGCGCCTGGATGAGCCGGGATCTGGCACCGCTGGTGCGCGAGGTGGTGCACGACGGCGCGCTGGTCCGTTCCGGGTTCCTGCGCCGCGACGCGCTGGCGCGGCTCGTCGCCGAGGACGCCGCCGGGCAGCGGGACTTCTCCAAGCATCTGTGGCATGTGCTGACCCTCGAGTACTGGTATCGCGGCGCGACCTCCGGGTCCGGTTAG
- a CDS encoding glycosyltransferase family 4 protein — translation MLGDTSFGDTVSGDRPDRRALILVENLSVPFDRRVWQECTTLRDAGWEVHVICPRGEKRDTEPEAEIDGVRIHRYPLRAATGGPAGYLREYGSALWHTARLARKVGPVDVVHACNPPDLLFLPALWLKRRGARFVFDQHDLVPELYLSRFDRGEDLLYRAVCALERRTYRAADVVLATNESYRDVAVRRGGRRPADVFVVRSAPAVDRFQPVPPEPELKHGKPHLLCYLGVMGPQDGVDYALRALAKLRDELGRTDWHAVFVGAGDAFDAMGELSRRLGLSEQVRFTGRIPDADLVRYLSTADVCLSPDPRNPLNDVSTMNKVLEYMAMGRPIVSFDLREARVSAGDAAVYAPANDEAEFAKLVALLLDDPEKRARMGKIGQERIGGPLSWRNSQAQLLAAYAAACRDRTPVSTGNPYRAGKRPRR, via the coding sequence TTGCTTGGTGACACGTCGTTCGGTGACACGGTCAGCGGCGACCGGCCGGACCGGCGCGCGCTGATCCTGGTGGAGAACCTGTCGGTGCCGTTCGACCGGCGGGTGTGGCAGGAGTGCACGACGCTGCGCGACGCGGGCTGGGAGGTGCACGTCATCTGTCCCCGGGGGGAGAAGCGGGACACGGAGCCGGAGGCGGAGATCGACGGGGTGCGGATCCACCGCTACCCGTTGCGTGCGGCCACCGGAGGGCCGGCCGGCTACCTGCGGGAGTACGGATCGGCGTTGTGGCATACGGCCCGGCTGGCCCGCAAGGTCGGCCCGGTCGACGTGGTCCACGCCTGCAACCCGCCCGACCTGCTGTTCCTGCCGGCACTGTGGCTGAAGCGGCGCGGCGCGCGGTTCGTCTTCGACCAGCACGACCTGGTACCCGAGCTGTATCTCTCCCGGTTCGACCGCGGCGAAGATCTGCTCTACCGCGCCGTGTGCGCGCTGGAACGGCGGACCTACCGGGCCGCGGACGTCGTGCTGGCCACGAACGAGAGCTACCGGGACGTCGCGGTGCGCCGTGGCGGTCGGCGGCCTGCGGACGTTTTCGTGGTACGCAGCGCGCCTGCCGTCGACCGGTTCCAACCGGTGCCGCCCGAGCCGGAGTTGAAGCACGGCAAGCCTCATCTGCTGTGCTACCTGGGCGTCATGGGCCCGCAGGACGGCGTCGACTACGCCTTGCGGGCCCTCGCGAAGCTGCGCGACGAGCTCGGGCGGACCGACTGGCATGCGGTGTTCGTCGGCGCGGGCGACGCCTTCGACGCGATGGGGGAACTGTCCCGGCGGCTCGGGCTCTCCGAGCAGGTGCGGTTCACCGGGCGGATTCCGGACGCCGACCTGGTGCGCTACCTGTCCACCGCGGACGTGTGCCTCTCCCCCGATCCGCGCAATCCGCTCAACGACGTCTCGACCATGAACAAGGTCCTGGAGTACATGGCGATGGGCCGGCCCATCGTCTCGTTCGACCTCCGGGAGGCGCGGGTCTCCGCCGGTGACGCCGCCGTCTACGCACCCGCCAACGACGAGGCCGAGTTCGCCAAGCTCGTCGCGCTGCTGCTGGACGATCCGGAGAAGCGGGCCCGGATGGGCAAGATCGGCCAGGAGCGGATCGGCGGTCCGCTCTCCTGGCGGAACTCGCAAGCGCAGTTGCTCGCCGCCTACGCCGCTGCCTGCCGTGACCGCACTCCGGTGTCGACGGGCAACCCGTACCGGGCAGGGAAGAGGCCCCGCCGGTGA